The genomic DNA GCATCCAAGAGTTGCTTCGTGCCGCACCTCACACCGGGATGCGGCTCTCCAACGGGGTGCTGCCAACAGGTGTGCGGCATTGATCCCTTCTGCTGCCAGTCGGAGTGGGACTCCGCGTGCGTGCTGCTCGCGGCCGATCTCTGCTCGCCGCCGGTGCCCGCCAACGATCTCTGCGCGAATGCGGTGCCGCTCGCGCCAGGCGTCACGCCCTTCACCACGATCGGCGCAGGCACCGACGGGCCCGCTCTTCCGCCGACCTGCGAAGAGGGGACAGGCCTCACCTTCTCAAAGGACATCTGGTTCAGCTACACGGCCTCCGTCTCCGGGCCGGTGCGAGTCACGACCTGCATCGACGCGACCTTCAACACGCGCCTCGCGGTCTACGCAGGCGCGCAGTGTCCGCCGACGGCGCTGCTTGCCTGCAACGATGTCGATCCCTCCTGTTCGCTCGGACCCTTCAGCACCGTCGAGTTCAATGCCGTCTGTGGAGAGAGCTACCTTGTGCGCGTCGGAGGTCGGCAGAATGCCTCGGGCAGCGGCCTGCTCTCCCTGGTGGAGCTTGGCCAGGATGCGTGCCCATGCCCCGCGGATCTCAATGGTGACCTGATCGTCAACGGTGCCGACCTCGCGATCCTGCTCGGCAACTGGGGCGCGGCCGGCGAAGGCGACCTGAATGACGACGGCGTGGTGAATGGCGCCGACATCGCCATCCTGCTCGGTGCATGGGGTCCCTGCTGAGCCTGGCGCGCTCGCGCGTTCTCGCGTGGCGACTCAGCGCTCCTGTGGTGCCGCCGTCGCGGGCGAGAGCTGACGACGCACGATCTTGCCGGTCGCATTGCGAGGCAGGGCGCTCAGGACCCGGACCTCGCGCGGCACCTTGAACTGCGCAAGCTGCGTGCGGCAGTGGGCGCGGAGTTCATGCTCGGTCGCCTGCATGCCTTCCTTCAGTTCGACGAACGCCAGCGCCACTTCGCCGCGACTGCCGTCGGGCATGCCGATGACCGCCGAATCCTTGACCGCGTCATGGCGATTGAGGACCTCCTCGATCTCGCGGGGGAAGACATTCTCACCCGCGATGATGAGCATCTCCTTGATCCGGCCGGTGATCCGCAGGTGACCATCGTCGTCGAAGCGCCCCATGTCGCCGGTGCGGAAATACCCCTCCGAGTCGAAGGCGTCGCGCGTCTGCTCGGGCAGGTTGTGGTAGCCGAGCATCACATTCGGTCCCTTGATGCGCACCTCGCCATCTTCCCCAGCGGGCAGGACTTCATCCTGCGGGCCCACGATGCGCTGCTCGACTCCGGGCAGCGGGCGACCGACGCTGCGCCAGCGATACTCATCGGGTCGGCACCAGTTGGTCACGGGTGAGGTCTCGGTGAGACCATAGCCCTCGCAGATGGTGATGCCGAATCGCTCACGGAAGCCTTCCATGACCGCCTGCGGAAGCGGTTCTCCGCCTGAGACGCAGTAGCGCAGCGAGGCGAAGTCCGCGGCTGTGCCGCTCTTGAGCAACCGCAGCGCGTTGTACATCGAGGGGATCGCCACCAGCGCCGTCGGACGATGCTGTCCCGCGAGTTCGAGGATGCGCTTCGGAACGAACTTCGCGGTGTAAACCGCCGTGCCTCCGACGGCGAGCGGGAGCAGCGTCAGCACCGTCAGGCCGAAGGAGTGGAACTGAGGCAGCACTCCCAGGACCACATCGCGCGAGTCGAACTTCGCCCACTCGACGCACTGGCTCACATTGCTCGCCAGGTTGCCAGCACTGAGCATGACTCCCTTCGGTCGCGCCGAGGTGCCCGAGGTGTAGAGGAGGCAGGCGAGTTCATCATCGCCGCGCGAGGGGCCGAGCCGTGGTCGGGGCAGCCCCTTGTAGTTCACCTTCTCCATCAGGAGCGGCGTGACCCCGGTCGGCAGGCCGCCGATGAAGTCGAGCATCGGCTGCACCGTGACCACCGTGTCGAGGCCGGAGTCGGTGGCGACATACTGGAGATCATCCGGCGACAGGAGGTAGTTGAGCGGCACGATGACCCGGCCTGTCATCCAACTCGCCAGCACCGCGGCGGGAAAGAGGCCCGAAGTCGGGAGCATGATGCCCACCGCCGAACGCCGGGTGCGCTGGTCGATTTCGCGGGCCAGGTGCCACGCCGCCATCAGCAGGGTGATGGCGCGCCACGCCCGCTGGTCATCGTGGATGAGGACCTTCCAGGGCCGAAGCAGGAGCCTGCGCTCGATCTGGCGGAGCAATCTCATTGGAGGCAACTCGCCCGTCAACCGATACGATACGGAGACATCATGCGAATCGCCAACGGACTTGCTGGAGTGATCACTGCGGCACTGGCGCTTCTGCCTCTGCCCGGCTGCGCCACGAACGAGAAGGCCCCCGAGGGCTCGAGCCTGACCTCGGTGAAGATGGCCGCGTCGCCCGAGCTTGCGACGGCGGTCGACGACTATCGCGAGGCGCGGTATCCGCAGGCCTATGAGCGCGCCCGAACGCTGGCCCGCAGCTCCACGAGCCCGGTGCGGGAGCAGGCGGCGTGGGTCGCCGGGCTCGCCGCGTACCAGATGCAGAAACTCGACGAGGCCGAGCTTCAGTTCATGGCTTCGGAGCGGAGCCAGGATCCGCGTCTCGTCACCGACTCGAGGATCATGATGGGCGATGTGCGCGTGCTCCAGAACCGCTGGCGCGATGCGGCGAGCTTCTATCGCGAGGCGGCGAAGGGGCTCTCCGGAGAGGAGCGATCGCGTGTCCTCGGGTATGCCGATGTCGCCGACCGCTATGCCGCGGAGCGCACTGCAGGCACGGCGGGGGTCACCGGGAACATGTCGGGCATCGCCTCGACGGGGTCGACGCCGATTGCGAGCGCAGGTGGAGCGCCTCCGTCACGCGGGTCTGATTCTTCGGCGGGTGGAGCGGCTCGAAGTCAGGCGTCCGGCCCCTTCTCACTTCAGGCGGGCGCTTTCCAGAATGAAGCGAACGCCCGTCGACGGGCCAATGAAGTCGCGTCGCAGGCTCGGCAGGCGGGCCTCGGCGAGCCGCGGGTGCAGCGCACGCGTGATACGGGCGGGCGCGAGTTCTGGGTGGTGCGCATTGGATCCTTCCCCACCCGGCAGGGCGCTGAAGAGGCGCGATCGCGCGTGGCGTCACTCGGGCTCATCATCACCAACGCAAGCTGAGTTGTCCCCGGCGCGATCAGCGCCTCTCGTCAATCCGGCGCGTTCATCATGAAGGTCGCGGTGTTCTCGAAGTAGCGCATCATGGCGGCATTGATGTCGTCGGGAATCTGCGCATCGGCGAGCGCACCTCGCATGCACTCGACCCAGTCGTTGCGCGCCTGAAGGTCGATGCGATAGGGCATGTGTCTAAGGCGAAGCCGCGGATGCCCCTTCCGGGCGCTGTAGGTGTGCGGGCCGCCGAAGTACTGCATGAGGAACTCCGCCTGATTGCGAATGGGCTCGGTGAGGTCGGTCGGGAACATCGGGCGAAGTCGGGGATGCGCCTCGATGCGCGCATAGAAGGCCCGGGCGATGCGCCAGAAGGCCTCCTCGCCGAGTTGCATGTAGATCGTCGGAGCCTCGCTCATGGGTGGATATCCTAAGGATGGATGCGGCGCGTGAGGATCAACTCAATGCAGTTCCCGGCCATGGTTGTTGGCGCGATATTCGCCATGTCAACGATGACCACGAGGTCGCCGATGTCCACCATGGCCGCCGCGGCCACCATGTCTGCGATGCCGACAGGCTCCGTGTTCTCCGCCTCCGTCGTCGCGCTCGGCGCGGATGCGACGACGCACGCTGCGCAGGAGAGTCGCCCGGGTGCCATCCCGCCGAATCTGCTGGTGCCGCTTCCGTCGACCGGGGGTGTCCCTCCGATCACTCAACCACCGGGCGATCCGACGGCCATGCTCTGGGGCGGCCGCGCGGAGCAGCGGCGCTACGCCGACCGTGCCCGCGAGATCCGTGAGCGCTACTTCCGTTCTCATCGCCCCGATCGTCGCGAGGCGGGCATGAACGCCCTTCGCGCCATGAACGATCCGGCGTCATTCGAGCCGCTCATTCAGGCCTTCTCCCGTGCGGCACCGTGGGCGAGGCTGGCCCTTCTCGATCACTTCGCCGAGTGCGGAGCCGAAGGTCAGGCGGCGCTCGCGTTCATCGCGATCACCGATCGCGACCCCGCGCAGCGGGCGGCCGCCACGGAGCGGATTCGTCGGCCCGTGTGCGATGCGGCGCTGCGGGTCATCGATGCGGCGCTCCGCCATACCACCCACGACATCGTGAACTCGGCGGGTGCGCTGGCGGGCAACCTGAATGTGCTCGCGGCGATTCCACCCATGATCTTCGGGCAGGTCGCCGATGATCCCGTCCGACGAGGCGGCGATCTTGCGTGGATCGCGATCGGGACCACCAAGACCTATGTCGCCAATGTCGTGCCGATTGTCGGCGACAACTCCGGTGCGTTCGCCCCGGTGATCGGCGCGGTGTATGAAGGTGTGGTGCTTCGCGTGCAGGATGCGGTCGCCTACTCCTATCGCACCGACCTGCACGAAGCGCTCGTTTCGATGACCAGTGCCGACTTCGGTGAGAGCACCGCGCACCTCGGCTACGACATGCGCGCGTGGTGGCAGTGGTTCAACGAGGAGTATGTTCCATTCAAGCAGCGCCAGGCTGAGGCGCTCGCGCGGCTCGAATCGTCGGAGCGTCAACACGCGGAGGCCCGCTCAGCCGTTCCGCCGGGGATCACGGCTCCTGAGCATCCGGCTCCCCGGGCACCTGAGTCTCGACCCGCCGAAGCGCCTCCGGCCGAGCCGCAGCCGCCGGAGCCGACGCCGCCTGGAGAGCCTTCAATCGAAGAGCACCCGTCGGTTTCCGGCTCCCCTGCCGAGTCGTTGCCTGAGTGAAACTCGCCGGGGTCGCCGCCGTCAGTGGAGCCTTCGTTCGAAGGGCCCCTCTCACGCAGGCGCGGCGCGGAGAAGCGCTTCACCAAGTCGCTCGTAGTCATGCGGTCGGTTGTAGATCTGCGCACTCACTCGAACATGCCAGTGGCCCTCGAAGTCGATCACTGGCACTTCGATCCGCTCCTTCTCGTAGAGGTGCGCCCCAAGCGCCTCGATGCTCTCGAACTTCGGTCGGAAGCGCTCCGGCAAGCGCACTGTGGCCATCGAGCCGAGCAGTGACCCATCGAGGGGCGAGAGCGGCTCGGAGTCGAGGCGCTCGCAGAGATGCGCATGGGCCCAGCATGCGAGCGCATGGTTGTGACTCATGACGCGCTCCGGACCCAGGCGGCGGAAGAAGTCGAGCGCCTCGGCCGCAACCACCCAGGGCGAAATGTCGCGGGTGCCCTGCCAGTCGAACTCCCGCTCGAATCCCTCGCCGAGGAAGTGGCTCACGACCGCGGGATGGATGCGCGAGCGCCACGCCTCCGAGACGCGCAGAATGCCGCAGCCCTTCGGCACGAAGAGCCACTTGTGCAGATTGGCGGTGTAGAAGTCCGCATCGAGCGCCGCGAGATCCACCGGGATCATGCCCGGCGCATGGGCGCCATCGATCAGGAGCGGAATGCCGCGCTGCCGACACACGGCGATGATCGGCTCGATCGGGAGAATGAGCGCCGTCGCCGAGGTGACATGATCGATGACGAGCAGGCGTGTCTCGGGTCGCAGCGCGTCGATGATCGTGCGTGCGAGCTCATCCGCTGAGCGGCACGGCAACGGCAGCGGACACTCGCGCACCGAGGCGCCCCAGCGCCTCGCCGTCCACTTCATCGCCTGCCGGATGGCGTTGTAGACATGCGAGGTCGTGAGCAGTTCATCGCCCGGCTCGAACTGAAGCGACGCGAGCACACCGTTGATCGCCTCGGTTGCATTCGTCACGAAGCCGACCTCGGCGGGCTGGCAGTGAAGAAGTTCCGCGACGGCCCTCTTCGAGGGAGCCATCAACTCGGAGACCCGCCGACCAAGGAGCTCGATGGGACGCGACTCGATGGCTCGCCGCCAGCGCTCCTGGGAGTCCATGAGCTCCACCGGCACTGCCCCGAAGGAGCCGTGGTTCAGGTAGGTGATGGATGGGTCAAGTAGGAAGGCGGGAGCCGATTCGCCGGTCCAGAGGGGTGCCGGCGGTGCGATGGCCTGAGGCATGGGTGGGAGGGTAGAGCCGGCCGCGGCCGCCGAGCGGCGCGGGGCCTGTCAGGGGCGGAGCGGCCGGAGGGTGGGCCGATTCGGCCGGGGACCCAGAAAAATCTGCTTGCAGCCCTGCTGTTCGGATTCCGATGGGGTAACATTTACCGAACGAAATGTGAGGTCTGAGCTGCCGGCCAGCCGATCAGAGTCCGAACAACCATGGTCAGCACAACTGCCACAGCCAATCTCTCGTTCGCCCGTCGTCCTCAGTCGGCCGATCGTTCCTCACCATCGAGTGAGGCGCCGCCGCTGGTTCGACTGGGGCCTGGAGGTGACTTCAACCTCGACCTCTCGAGCGAGAGCCTGCGCAGGATCGAGCCGTTGGTGGCCGATTCAGATGCCGCTAGCCGATCGCTTCTTCTGGCCGCAGGCCGGGCCATGGTGGCGCTTGCCGCGTTCGTCCTTGGCGTTCATTCCGCTCCTCAAACTCGCGGCGCTGCGACGCCGCGCGACTCCAGTGAGTCAGCCGTTCCGCCCCTCCCAAGCCGTGCATCTTCCCTGAGCCATTCCCATGAACCGGATTCCACGAACCATCAATCTCACCCCGCAGCAGCTCCGAGTCTTCAAGCTGGTCCGCGAGTGGCGGAGCCGCCACGGCCTCTCTCCAACCATGCAAGAACTCGCCGACGAGCTCGGGATCAGCAAGGTGACGGTCTTCGAGCATGTGGAGGCTCTCATCGAGAAGGGCGCCCTGCACCGAAGTGCGAACAGGGCACGCTCTTTGTCCATACCTGACTCGGCCCTCCTGCCCGACGAAGAGAAGGCGACGGCGTTCCCGCTCGTGGGGCGGATCGCCGCAGGCATGCCGATCGAGCGCCTCGAGCAATCCGAGGAGCTGCGCCTCGAGGAGATCTTCGGGCCGCGCCGAGGGCAGCGAGGAACGCTGTTCGCCCTTCAGGTCGAGGGGATGAGCATGCGCGATGAGGGCATCTTCGATGGTGACTATGTCATCGTCGAGCAGCGCAATCACGCCCGCAACGGCGAGCGCGTGGTCGCCCTGCTTCCCAATGGCGAGACCACGCTCAAGAGCTACTTCAAGGAACGCAGCGGCCAGATCCGGTTGCAGCCGGCCAATCCTGAGTTTCCGCCCATCGTTGTCGATGAGTGCCAGATCCAGGGTGTTGTGATCGGCGTGCTCCGGCGCTATTGATCCGAGAGCGCGGTCCGACCGTGTGCGACGGTCGGCTTCGTCCGGCGCGTTCGGTGCCTCGGATGCCACACGGGTTTCGCGTGCCTCAGTCGCTTCACTCGTTTGGGGCGATCACACGCTTCTTTCGCTTCGCGCGGTTCGGGCACCTCACGCACTTCGGGTGCCTCACGCGATCCAGACGCATCACGAGTTTCAGACGCTTCGCGCGGTTCGGGCGCCTCACGCGCCTCGAAGCGATCGATAGAGCGCCGTGGCGCGCGCGGCGGCGTCCTCGGGTGACTTCGCCTCGGCCATGGCGCGGACCAGCGCGCTGCCGACGATGGCTCCCTCGCAGACCTTCGTCACCCGCTTGACATCGAT from Phycisphaeraceae bacterium includes the following:
- a CDS encoding SPOR domain-containing protein, whose translation is MRIANGLAGVITAALALLPLPGCATNEKAPEGSSLTSVKMAASPELATAVDDYREARYPQAYERARTLARSSTSPVREQAAWVAGLAAYQMQKLDEAELQFMASERSQDPRLVTDSRIMMGDVRVLQNRWRDAASFYREAAKGLSGEERSRVLGYADVADRYAAERTAGTAGVTGNMSGIASTGSTPIASAGGAPPSRGSDSSAGGAARSQASGPFSLQAGAFQNEANARRRANEVASQARQAGLGEPRVQRTRDTGGREFWVVRIGSFPTRQGAEEARSRVASLGLIITNAS
- a CDS encoding aminotransferase class V-fold PLP-dependent enzyme: MPQAIAPPAPLWTGESAPAFLLDPSITYLNHGSFGAVPVELMDSQERWRRAIESRPIELLGRRVSELMAPSKRAVAELLHCQPAEVGFVTNATEAINGVLASLQFEPGDELLTTSHVYNAIRQAMKWTARRWGASVRECPLPLPCRSADELARTIIDALRPETRLLVIDHVTSATALILPIEPIIAVCRQRGIPLLIDGAHAPGMIPVDLAALDADFYTANLHKWLFVPKGCGILRVSEAWRSRIHPAVVSHFLGEGFEREFDWQGTRDISPWVVAAEALDFFRRLGPERVMSHNHALACWAHAHLCERLDSEPLSPLDGSLLGSMATVRLPERFRPKFESIEALGAHLYEKERIEVPVIDFEGHWHVRVSAQIYNRPHDYERLGEALLRAAPA
- a CDS encoding AMP-binding protein, with translation MRLLRQIERRLLLRPWKVLIHDDQRAWRAITLLMAAWHLAREIDQRTRRSAVGIMLPTSGLFPAAVLASWMTGRVIVPLNYLLSPDDLQYVATDSGLDTVVTVQPMLDFIGGLPTGVTPLLMEKVNYKGLPRPRLGPSRGDDELACLLYTSGTSARPKGVMLSAGNLASNVSQCVEWAKFDSRDVVLGVLPQFHSFGLTVLTLLPLAVGGTAVYTAKFVPKRILELAGQHRPTALVAIPSMYNALRLLKSGTAADFASLRYCVSGGEPLPQAVMEGFRERFGITICEGYGLTETSPVTNWCRPDEYRWRSVGRPLPGVEQRIVGPQDEVLPAGEDGEVRIKGPNVMLGYHNLPEQTRDAFDSEGYFRTGDMGRFDDDGHLRITGRIKEMLIIAGENVFPREIEEVLNRHDAVKDSAVIGMPDGSRGEVALAFVELKEGMQATEHELRAHCRTQLAQFKVPREVRVLSALPRNATGKIVRRQLSPATAAPQER
- the lexA gene encoding transcriptional repressor LexA, which codes for MNRIPRTINLTPQQLRVFKLVREWRSRHGLSPTMQELADELGISKVTVFEHVEALIEKGALHRSANRARSLSIPDSALLPDEEKATAFPLVGRIAAGMPIERLEQSEELRLEEIFGPRRGQRGTLFALQVEGMSMRDEGIFDGDYVIVEQRNHARNGERVVALLPNGETTLKSYFKERSGQIRLQPANPEFPPIVVDECQIQGVVIGVLRRY